One Aegilops tauschii subsp. strangulata cultivar AL8/78 chromosome 7, Aet v6.0, whole genome shotgun sequence genomic window carries:
- the LOC109749838 gene encoding BTB/POZ and MATH domain-containing protein 2-like, with translation MSSFTGVSIVDGHEGCYGDTLCVEAGTDSGYHLLMVNGYSRTKKEKPTGMSITGSDVFVVGGHAWLLEYYPNGKNPNCADFISLYVHGDGKVNARISFSLVDQVEKQMPMYIRATNRASRFVDSHGNVFWGINKFLKRDALERSANLKGDSFTIRCDIMVCKDPSTEDPGGHDTKVLVSDMDQHFNILLQTKVGADVTFEVSGETFTAHRCVLAARSKVFMAQLFGPMKEGTTTSGVIHIKDMGANVFRALLRFIYTDSCPEIEKDFTEEEEEMSQVLEGQEDETIEDEMWLQWLQDLFVAADRYDLQRLKCICEMQLSDNIGVSSVMSTLALAEQHHCQGLKEACLKFIQVQSSSCLQTVTATDGWDHVVSTYPSVLKDLVVKLGSNQQK, from the coding sequence ATGTCATCATTCACTGGTGTATCCATCGTCGACGGCCACGAAGGGTGCTATGGCGACACATTGTGCGTAGAAGCCGGTACGGACAGCGGCTACCATCTCCTTATGGTCAATGGCTACTCGCGTACCAAAAAAGAGAAGCCCACCGGCATGAGCATCACCGGCTCTGATGTTTTTGTGGTAGGAGGACATGCTTGGTTACTAGAGTACTACCCTAATGGCAAGAACCCGAACTGCGCCGACTTCATCTCTCTCTATGTCCACGGTGATGGCAAAGTGAATGCTAGGATCAGCTTTTCTCTCGTTGACCAGGTTGAGAAGCAGATGCCAATGTACATTCGTGCAACTAATAGAGCTTCCAGGTTCGTCGACAGTCATGGTAATGTTTTCTGGGGCATCAATAAGTTTCTCAAAAGAGATGCCCTTGAGCGATCGGCGAATCTGAAAGGTGATTCTTTCACCATCCGGTGTGACATAATGGTTTGCAAGGATCCTAGTACCGAGGATCCCGGTGGCCACGACACCAAGGTGCTCGTGTCTGACATGGACCAGCATTTTAACATTCTCCTTCAGACCAAGGTGGGTGCTGATGTGACATTCGAGGTTAGTGGCGAGACATTCACTGCACATCGTTGTGTGCTTGCAGCCCGGTCCAAAGTCTTCATGGCACAACTCTTTGGTCCCATGAAGGAGGGCACTACTACCTCTGGCGTCATACATATCAAAGATATGGGAGCAAACGTGTTCAGGGCGTTGCTTAGATTCATCTACACAGACTCATGCCCTGAAATAGAGAAGGACTtcacggaggaggaggaagaaatgTCTCAAGTTctagaaggacaagaagatgaaacAATAGAGGATGAGATGTGGCTGCAATGGCTTCAAGACTTGTTTGTGGCGGCAGATAGGTACGATCTCCAACGACTCAAGTGCATATGTGAAATGCAATTGTCTGATAACATAGGTGTGAGCTCGGTGATGTCCACTCTTGCTCTAGCCGAGCAACACCACTGCCAGGGATTGAAGGAGGCATGTTTGAAGTTTATCCAAGTCCAGTCTTCCTCGTGCTTGCAAACAGTAACGGCCACTGATGGTTGGGATCATGTAGTTTCGACCTATCCCTCAGTTTTGAAGGACCTTGTCGTCAAGCTTGGTTCAAACCAACAAAAGTAA